AAGCAACGGCCGCGCCGTAGAGCCGCTCGTACAGCGCCCGCAGGACGCCGGCGGTGGCCCCCCAGATGAAGCGGTCGGCGTGGGTCATGGCGTAGAACCTACGCTTTTCCCCGGTGGGGGCCTCACGCTCATGTTCCTCGTGATTGGCCGGGTCCATCAGGAAGCCGAAGGGGGTCTCGAAGATGTCGGCCACCTCGTCGGGATTGGCCGTCAGGGTAAAGCCCTCGCGAATGAACCCAACCACCGGGGTGATCAGGAACCCCGTACCCGTGACGTAGGGCGAAGAGAGCCCGACCAAGGTGACGTAGTCGGGGTGCAGGCCCACCTCCTCGTGGGCCTCGCGCAGGGCCGTGCCCCAGGGCGTCTCCCCCGGATCGCGGCGGCCGCCTGGCAGGGCGATCTGGCCGGTGTGGCGGCGCAGTGTGTCGGCGCGGCGGGTGAGGATCACCGAATAGGCCCCTTCCCGCTCCACCAGGCCCACCAGCACCGAGGCGGGCGTCAGTTCATCGGGCTGGGCGCCGTAGTGGCCCGAGAGGTCGAAGTCCGAGCGGGTTGCGCCGGCCACGGGCTCGCGCACCTCCAGCGGGTCGAGATGCTGGGTGATCCAGTCGCGTGTGGCGGCCGACGCCTCTGCCGGATTCACAGAACGTGCGCTCCGGCCGGTCCCACCGGGAACCAGGCGCCGTTGGAGGAAACCCCCAGGCGCGGACCATCGGGCGTCTCGCGTTCCTGCGCCAGCTCCACCAGTTCGTAGAAGACCGGGCGGGCGATCAGGGCCTCCAGGCCGCGGCGGACGTGCAGGTAGGGGCGCGGCTCACCGGTGGCCGGGTCCATCTCGACGCGGATCTCGTTTTCGGGGCCGGCCTCGACCTCGTCACCGACATTGGTGAGGAATTTCAAGGTGTCGCCCACCTTGTCGACACGCACGGCGATGAAGGGGGCGTCCTCCACCGTGATCCTCATCTTCTCCACCGGGGTCACCAGGTGGAAGCCGTCGGGGTCCTTGCGCAGGACGGTGGAAAACAGCCGCACCAGGGCTTCGCGGCCGATGGGGGTGCCCTCGTGGAACCAGAGGCCATCCTTCTTGATGACGATGTCGATGTCGCCGCAGTGCGTGGGGTTCCAGAGGTGGACAGGCGGCAGGCCGCGGCCCGGCGCCTGCTTGGCGGCGGCGATCACGCCTTCGAGGCCGGATTTGCTGGGCGTATCAGTCATGGGATCAAGGTAGGGCGCTGGAGCGGCCGCCTCAAGCGCGACCCTAGGTCAAGGGTGCGGCGACCAGACCTTCCAGACCCTCGGTCCCGCCCTCGCGCAGCGGCTTGACCAGCACCCGGCGCTGATCGACCGGTCCCGGCAGGCGCACAGCCTTGGCCGGCGCGGCGGAGAATCCGAAGCGGCCGAAATAGGGTTCGTCCCCCACGAGCAGGACGTTGGCGAAGCCGGCGACCTGGGCGGCGGCGCAGGCGGCCTGCACCAAAGCGCCGCCGGTTCCGAACTTGCGCACGTCGGCCTCCACGGCCAGGGGACCGAGGAACACCGCCTGCGCCCCACCGATGCTGATCCGGGTCATGCGCACGCAGCCCACCAGGCGGACGCCGTCCCAGGCGCAGAACGACAGGTCCTGACGGAACTCGGCGATCTCGCGGACGCGTTCGGAGACCTTAGTGAAACGGCCCGGGCCGAAGGCGTGGTCCAGCAGGGTCTCGACAGCCGGGCCATCCCGGTCCTGTTCAAGTTTGAGGGTCGGCGCCTGCGCGGCGGCGGAGAGGGTCATGGGCATGGGATCTTCTTCGAAGTGCGACGGTCACCGGTCGCGCAACAATGCGCAGACCGGCGGGCGGTTCTAACTGGCGCGGCGGGCGCGCCCGGTTCGTCGCAGTCGTCGCATGACGTCAGGCCCAGAACTTCGTTCAACGAGGGTCGCGATAGGGCCATGGCGCACGCGCGTCAATCACGCGTTGCGAGCTGCGCCGTGGCGCCGCAAGGTCCGCCGCCCATGACTGAGACTCTCCCCGACGGCCCGGCCGAACCCACCACCCTGCGCGAGCTGATGAAGCGTCGCGACTTCATGCTGTTCTGGATCGCCCGGGTGGCGGCCACGCTCGGGGTGCAGATCCAGAGCGTGGCCCT
The sequence above is drawn from the Phenylobacterium glaciei genome and encodes:
- a CDS encoding NUDIX hydrolase — translated: MNPAEASAATRDWITQHLDPLEVREPVAGATRSDFDLSGHYGAQPDELTPASVLVGLVEREGAYSVILTRRADTLRRHTGQIALPGGRRDPGETPWGTALREAHEEVGLHPDYVTLVGLSSPYVTGTGFLITPVVGFIREGFTLTANPDEVADIFETPFGFLMDPANHEEHEREAPTGEKRRFYAMTHADRFIWGATAGVLRALYERLYGAAVA
- a CDS encoding DUF1285 domain-containing protein; this encodes MTDTPSKSGLEGVIAAAKQAPGRGLPPVHLWNPTHCGDIDIVIKKDGLWFHEGTPIGREALVRLFSTVLRKDPDGFHLVTPVEKMRITVEDAPFIAVRVDKVGDTLKFLTNVGDEVEAGPENEIRVEMDPATGEPRPYLHVRRGLEALIARPVFYELVELAQERETPDGPRLGVSSNGAWFPVGPAGAHVL
- a CDS encoding GNAT family N-acetyltransferase, which codes for MPMTLSAAAQAPTLKLEQDRDGPAVETLLDHAFGPGRFTKVSERVREIAEFRQDLSFCAWDGVRLVGCVRMTRISIGGAQAVFLGPLAVEADVRKFGTGGALVQAACAAAQVAGFANVLLVGDEPYFGRFGFSAAPAKAVRLPGPVDQRRVLVKPLREGGTEGLEGLVAAPLT